The following coding sequences lie in one Girardinichthys multiradiatus isolate DD_20200921_A chromosome 13, DD_fGirMul_XY1, whole genome shotgun sequence genomic window:
- the znf687b gene encoding zinc finger protein 687b isoform X2, translating to MGDMKTPDFDDLLAAFDIPDIDAKEAIQSAPDEAEGPHGPAGAPLGKQEGVVDVGSSLRPPSPSDPQADTSIVSVIVKNKVRHEAVDGGDGDADQLPIDVMAGGDAGPRLGVCAESEALNHNGFGATSVSTPLPLVQNQSNGGPWSVNTPKASVEAAGASTAKSHKQGGNIFNRLKPLVAQGSGDPVGRARKMQLLQQQHQQQQDTGQERADTVKASLPSSSSVSAGSSPVAASGPAGLALPFFPPSKPLLSAPPSAPSSQPLHSSQPFNGAPKGGVGGFQHQIEENDSDPDLGSPLVIQENPDSPTSAQMSRLYKSDSVSSQPTSSTASQPKPGDIPSASAPQSSSAETPQVEERHPEHVIEERDSPESPEPEMPNSAAQVPAKTCCSPAVASTPPPPELRVPKEEEEEMEVGNGINRVVDGKSDKGENMRTSEENVKVDDGKSKPSSTDGGETGSAAPAPPGAPSRPLKVRIKTIKTSTGGITRTVTRVASKGGAGGKGLNPKAQTGEHKLLANKTQKPEVSPGLMTTSSQKVSALNALPVSTLAASSVMLAAATKVQNKMTSSDKAKVSATAVSITKSTALPATPAVASSPKFSVAASGISVRSATNKTANGGGGTISGNAVQPNKPASIVNSTGAVISRSQSSLVEAFNKILNSKNLLPSYKPDLSAPPPPEWGLPLPATGYRCLECGDAFALERSLARHYDRRSLRIEVTCNHCAKRLAFFNKCSLLLHAREHKERGLVMQCSHLVMRPVTVEQMIGQQDITPIGVSSPSATSGGSAIPASSSPVKDASSPAASAPPRPVRRAPQGPQALMPLPCKKVDWLQYNNFKCPECQAQFSGKAELVTHFQQIRGAPSSTCSQCSPPMMLPNSCAMSAHQRVHKHKAPHVCPECGGTAPQASFQTHLEEACLHFARRIGYRCSSCQVVFGGLNSIKSHIQTAHCEVFHKCPSCPMAFKSSPSSQNHISTQHPTLTGGQAKMIYKCVMCDTVFTQKPLLYMHFDTHLVKQKVHVFKCPDCTKLYAQKGSMMEHIKTAHRGPSAKQESQPDTSNPTSAPTISSSPSGLKSKSSAKPDTSDGEDWGREQEEEEDEEDEDDDEGDEDYEAPGGQSASGAGVSSHSSAVNEWTCPQCQTTFTDNEDYLSHVKMEHGKFPCRICGGTFSTSSSLRRHERVIHEGNKRVFHCQFCTEGKRTFGSRFLLDKHIRLHHRSTEGQGPPLTRKRAATGGEGPGSSSEHDCEVGPPAGRAADEEESAAEDGGGPAKRTRASVASTSSAPSELEEEDSIFRCVPCGFSTEDGAEFQRHIPQHRGDTAAFQCLQCGVCFASAGSLSRHRFITHRVRDTQSDAERGAPRAPGSPSNSPGAASPLAHLEDGDGNLGCKVCGRRFDKATDLNTHFRTHGMAFLTAHKTDKPQ from the exons ATGGGGGACATGAAGACCCCAGATTTTGATGACCTTTTGGCAGCTTTTGATATCCCCGACATAGATGCCAAAGAGGCCATACAGTCTGCGCCGGATGAGGCTGAGGGCCCCCACGGACCTGCAGGTGCACCTTTGGGAAAGCAGGAAGGCGTGGTGGACGTTGGGTCCTCTCTGAGACCGCCCAGTCCCTCGGACCCCCAGGCGGACACCTCCATTGTAAGTGTGattgtgaaaaacaaagtcCGGCACGAGGCCGTAGATGGCGGGGACGGAGACGCAGACCAGCTCCCAATCGATGTGATGGCAGGTGGGGATGCAGGTCCTCGACTCGGCGTCTGTGCAGAATCTGAAGCGCTCAATCACAACGGTTTTGGAGCAACCAGTGTTTCCACGCCTCTTCCCCTCGTCCAGAATCAATCCAACGGCGGTCCGTGGTCCGTGAACACTCCCAAAGCGTCTGTAGAAGCTGCGGGCGCAAGTACAGCCAAGTCTCACAAGCAgggcggaaacattttcaacagaCTCAAACCTCTGGTGGCGCAGGGGTCCGGAGATCCTGTCGGTCGGGCCAGGAAAATGCAgctcctgcagcagcagcaccaacagcagcaggatACAGGCCAGGAGAGAGCAGATACTGTCAAAGCCTCACTACCTTCATCTTCCTCTGTGTCGGCTGGGTCCTCTCCTGTAGCTGCCAGCGGGCCTGCCGGACTCGCCTTGCCGTTCTTTCCACCGTCGAAGCCTCTGCTTTCAGCTCCTCCTTCTGCACCTTCATCACAGCCGCTGCACTCGTCTCAGCCGTTCAACGGCGCCCCAAAAGGCGGAGTTGGCGGATTTCAGCACCAGATCGAAGAGAATGATTCTGACCCAGATTTGGGGAGTCCGCTGGTGATCCAGGAAAACCCAGACTCTCCAACTAGTGCTCAGATGAGCAGACTATACAAGTCCGATTCTGTTTCGTCGCAGCCCACATCCTCCACTGCATCCCAACCCAAACCTGGGGACATTCCTTCTGCATCCGCTCCACAGTCCAGCTCAGCGGAGACTCCACAGGTGGAGGAGAGACATCCAGAACATGTTATAGAAGAGAGAGATTCTCCAGAGAGCCCCGAGCCAGAGATGCCAAATTCAGCAGCTCAGGTACCGGCGAAAACGTGCTGCAGCCCTGCCGTGGCGTCCACTCCGCCTCCCCCTGAGCTGCGGGTGCctaaagaggaggaggaagagatgGAGGTGGGAAACGGCATCAATAGGGTTGTAGATGGCAAGTCAGACAAGGGAGAAAATATGAGAACAAGTGAGGAAAATGTGAAGGTGGACGATGGCAAGTCTAAACCCTCTTCCACTGATGGAGGAGAAACTGGGAGTGCTGCTCCTGCTCCCCCTGGAGCACCATCCCGGCCCCTCAAAGTCAGGATAAAAACCATTAAAACCTCCACAGGTGGGATTACCAGGACTGTGACCAGGGTGGCGTCAAAAGGTGGTGCTGGAGGAAAAGGCTTGAACCCAAAAGCTCAAACTGGGGAACACAAGCTTTTAGCAAACAAAACTCAGAAACCTGAAGTTTCTCCTGGTCTCATGACAACATCTTCCCAAAAAGTAAGTGCTCTAAATGCTCTGCCTGTTTCTACACTTGCAGCCAGTAGCGTAATGCTCGCCGCTGCCACAAAAGTCCAAAACAAGATGACTTCGTCTGACAAGGCCAAGGTTTCGGCCACAGCTGTCAGCATCACCAAGTCCACCGCCCTGCCTGCCACACCCGCCGTGGCCTCCTCCCCCAAGTTCTCTGTCGCTGCCAGCGGGATTAGTGTGCGCTCGGCGACCAACAAAACAGCAAACGGAGGCGGTGGCACCATCTCAGGCAACGCCGTCCAGCCGAACAAACCTGCCTCGATCGTCAACAGCACAGGAGCCGTCATCTCCCGGAGCCAGTCGAGCCTGGTGGAGGCTTTCAACAAAATCCTGAACAGCAAAAACCTCCTGCCGAGCTACAAGCCCGACCTCTCGGCTCCTCCGCCGCCAGAGTGGGGGCTCCCGCTGCCCGCCACGGGTTACCGCTGCCTGGAGTGCGGTGACGCATTTGCCTTGGAGCGCAGCCTGGCACGGCACTACGACCGGCGGTCGCTCCGCATCGAGGTCACCTGCAACCACTGCGCCAAGAGGCTGGCTTTCTTTAACAAGTGCAGCCTGTTGCTGCACGCCCGGGAGCACAAGGAGCGCGGCCTGGTCATGCAATGCTCGCATCTGGTCATGAGGCCCGTCACTGTGGAGCAGATGATTGGCCAGCAAGACATAACACCGATTGGTG TCTCCTCTCCCTCTGCCACATCAGGGGGTTCCGCCATCCCCGCCAGCTCCAGCCCCGTGAAGGACGCCTCGTCTCCAGCGGCATCAGCTCCGCCTCGACCCGTCCGCCGTGCTCCCCAGGGGCCCCAGGCCCTGATGCCACTTCCCTGCAAGAAGGTCGATTGGCTGCAGTACAACAACTTCAAGTGTCCAGAGTGCCAAGCGCAGTTCTCCGGCAAGGCAGAGCTGGTCACTCACTTCCAGCAGATCAGGGGTGCTCCCAGCTCG ACTTGCAGCCAGTGCTCACCTCCCATGATGCTCCCTAACTCATGTGCTATGTCCGCCCACCAGAGGGTCCATAAACACAAAGCGCCGCACGTGTGTCCTGAGTGTGGTGGGACTGCGCCGCAGGCCAGCTTCCAGACTCACCTGGAGGAGGCCTGTCTGCACTTCGCCAGGCGCATCGGCTACAG GTGCTCAAGCTGCCAGGTTGTGTTTGGAGGCCTGAACTCAATCAAGTCCCACATTCAGACAGCTCACTGCGAAGTCTTCCACAAGTGCCCCAGCTGCCCCATGGCCTTCAAGTCGTCCCCCAGCTCCCAAAACCACATTAGCACCCAGCACCCAACACTAACCGGAGGACAGGCCAA GATGATCTACAAGTGTGTGATGTGTGATACAGTTTTTACCCAGAAGCCCCTGCTGTACATGCACTTCGACACTCATTTAGTCAAGCAGAAAGTGCATGTGTTCAAGTGTCCCGACTGCACCAAGCTCTACGCCCAGAAGGGGTCCATGATGGAGCACATTAAG ACCGCTCACAGAGGGCCCTCAGCCAAACAGGAGTCCCAGCCTGACACTTCGAACCCCACCTCAGCGCCCACCATCTCGTCTAGCCCTTCCGGCCTCAAGTCCAAATCCTCTGCAAAGCCCGACACCTCAGATGGCGAGGACTGGGGGCGGgagcaggaggaagaggaagacgAGGAGGATGAAGACGACGATGAGGGGGATGAGGACTATGAAGCCCCAGGAGGCCAATCTGCCAGCGGCGCGGGGGTCAGCAGTCATTCGAGCGCCGTGAATGAGTGGACCTGCCCTCAGTGTCAGACCACCTTCACAGACAACGAAGACTATCTGAGTCATGTGAAGATGGAGCACGGCAAG TTCCCCTGCCGTATCTGCGGTGGAACATTCAGCACTTCCTCCAGCCTGCGGCGTCACGAACGAGTCATTCATGAGGGCAACAAAAGAGTCTTCCATTGCCA GTTTTGCACAGAAGGCAAAAGAACATTTGGCAGCCGGTTCTTGTTGGACAAACATATTCGACTCCATCACAGATCAACAGAAGGACAA GGTCCTCCTCTGACCAGGAAGCGTGCAGCTACGGGAGGTGAAGGACCAGGTAGCTCCTCAGAACATGACTGTGAGGTCGGTCCTCCTGCAGGCAGGGCAGCAGATGAGGAGGAAAGCGCCGCAGAGGACGGCGGAGGACCCGCAAAGAGAACCAGGGCATCGGTGGCGTCCACTTCGTCAGCACCTAGTGAGCTGGAGGAAGAGGACAGCATCTTCCGCTGCGTCCCCTGCGGCTTCTCCACGGAGGACGGCGCAGAGTTCCAGCGCCACATACCTCAGCACCGGGGAGACACAGCCGCCTTCCAGTGTCTGCAGTGCGGCGTCTGCTTCGCGTCAGCCGGCTCCCTCAGCAGGCACCGCTTCATCACTCACAGAGTGCGAGACACGCAGAGCGACGCAGAGCGCGGTGCTCCACGTGCTCCCGGCTCGCCGAGCAACTCCCCCGGCGCTGCCTCCCCGCTGGCTCACCTCGAGGACGGAGACGGGAACCTGGGCTGCAAAGTGTGTGGGCGGCGCTTCGACAAGGCGACAGACCTCAACACACACTTCAGGACCCACGGCATGGCCTTCCTCACCGCACACAAGACGGACAAGCCCCAGTAG
- the znf687b gene encoding zinc finger protein 687b isoform X1, with protein MGDMKTPDFDDLLAAFDIPDIDAKEAIQSAPDEAEGPHGPAGAPLGKQEGVVDVGSSLRPPSPSDPQADTSIVSVIVKNKVRHEAVDGGDGDADQLPIDVMAGGDAGPRLGVCAESEALNHNGFGATSVSTPLPLVQNQSNGGPWSVNTPKASVEAAGASTAKSHKQGGNIFNRLKPLVAQGSGDPVGRARKMQLLQQQHQQQQDTGQERADTVKASLPSSSSVSAGSSPVAASGPAGLALPFFPPSKPLLSAPPSAPSSQPLHSSQPFNGAPKGGVGGFQHQIEENDSDPDLGSPLVIQENPDSPTSAQMSRLYKSDSVSSQPTSSTASQPKPGDIPSASAPQSSSAETPQVEERHPEHVIEERDSPESPEPEMPNSAAQVPAKTCCSPAVASTPPPPELRVPKEEEEEMEVGNGINRVVDGKSDKGENMRTSEENVKVDDGKSKPSSTDGGETGSAAPAPPGAPSRPLKVRIKTIKTSTGGITRTVTRVASKGGAGGKGLNPKAQTGEHKLLANKTQKPEVSPGLMTTSSQKVSALNALPVSTLAASSVMLAAATKVQNKMTSSDKAKVSATAVSITKSTALPATPAVASSPKFSVAASGISVRSATNKTANGGGGTISGNAVQPNKPASIVNSTGAVISRSQSSLVEAFNKILNSKNLLPSYKPDLSAPPPPEWGLPLPATGYRCLECGDAFALERSLARHYDRRSLRIEVTCNHCAKRLAFFNKCSLLLHAREHKERGLVMQCSHLVMRPVTVEQMIGQQDITPIGGLLTSSPSPPVSSPSATSGGSAIPASSSPVKDASSPAASAPPRPVRRAPQGPQALMPLPCKKVDWLQYNNFKCPECQAQFSGKAELVTHFQQIRGAPSSTCSQCSPPMMLPNSCAMSAHQRVHKHKAPHVCPECGGTAPQASFQTHLEEACLHFARRIGYRCSSCQVVFGGLNSIKSHIQTAHCEVFHKCPSCPMAFKSSPSSQNHISTQHPTLTGGQAKMIYKCVMCDTVFTQKPLLYMHFDTHLVKQKVHVFKCPDCTKLYAQKGSMMEHIKTAHRGPSAKQESQPDTSNPTSAPTISSSPSGLKSKSSAKPDTSDGEDWGREQEEEEDEEDEDDDEGDEDYEAPGGQSASGAGVSSHSSAVNEWTCPQCQTTFTDNEDYLSHVKMEHGKFPCRICGGTFSTSSSLRRHERVIHEGNKRVFHCQFCTEGKRTFGSRFLLDKHIRLHHRSTEGQGPPLTRKRAATGGEGPGSSSEHDCEVGPPAGRAADEEESAAEDGGGPAKRTRASVASTSSAPSELEEEDSIFRCVPCGFSTEDGAEFQRHIPQHRGDTAAFQCLQCGVCFASAGSLSRHRFITHRVRDTQSDAERGAPRAPGSPSNSPGAASPLAHLEDGDGNLGCKVCGRRFDKATDLNTHFRTHGMAFLTAHKTDKPQ; from the exons ATGGGGGACATGAAGACCCCAGATTTTGATGACCTTTTGGCAGCTTTTGATATCCCCGACATAGATGCCAAAGAGGCCATACAGTCTGCGCCGGATGAGGCTGAGGGCCCCCACGGACCTGCAGGTGCACCTTTGGGAAAGCAGGAAGGCGTGGTGGACGTTGGGTCCTCTCTGAGACCGCCCAGTCCCTCGGACCCCCAGGCGGACACCTCCATTGTAAGTGTGattgtgaaaaacaaagtcCGGCACGAGGCCGTAGATGGCGGGGACGGAGACGCAGACCAGCTCCCAATCGATGTGATGGCAGGTGGGGATGCAGGTCCTCGACTCGGCGTCTGTGCAGAATCTGAAGCGCTCAATCACAACGGTTTTGGAGCAACCAGTGTTTCCACGCCTCTTCCCCTCGTCCAGAATCAATCCAACGGCGGTCCGTGGTCCGTGAACACTCCCAAAGCGTCTGTAGAAGCTGCGGGCGCAAGTACAGCCAAGTCTCACAAGCAgggcggaaacattttcaacagaCTCAAACCTCTGGTGGCGCAGGGGTCCGGAGATCCTGTCGGTCGGGCCAGGAAAATGCAgctcctgcagcagcagcaccaacagcagcaggatACAGGCCAGGAGAGAGCAGATACTGTCAAAGCCTCACTACCTTCATCTTCCTCTGTGTCGGCTGGGTCCTCTCCTGTAGCTGCCAGCGGGCCTGCCGGACTCGCCTTGCCGTTCTTTCCACCGTCGAAGCCTCTGCTTTCAGCTCCTCCTTCTGCACCTTCATCACAGCCGCTGCACTCGTCTCAGCCGTTCAACGGCGCCCCAAAAGGCGGAGTTGGCGGATTTCAGCACCAGATCGAAGAGAATGATTCTGACCCAGATTTGGGGAGTCCGCTGGTGATCCAGGAAAACCCAGACTCTCCAACTAGTGCTCAGATGAGCAGACTATACAAGTCCGATTCTGTTTCGTCGCAGCCCACATCCTCCACTGCATCCCAACCCAAACCTGGGGACATTCCTTCTGCATCCGCTCCACAGTCCAGCTCAGCGGAGACTCCACAGGTGGAGGAGAGACATCCAGAACATGTTATAGAAGAGAGAGATTCTCCAGAGAGCCCCGAGCCAGAGATGCCAAATTCAGCAGCTCAGGTACCGGCGAAAACGTGCTGCAGCCCTGCCGTGGCGTCCACTCCGCCTCCCCCTGAGCTGCGGGTGCctaaagaggaggaggaagagatgGAGGTGGGAAACGGCATCAATAGGGTTGTAGATGGCAAGTCAGACAAGGGAGAAAATATGAGAACAAGTGAGGAAAATGTGAAGGTGGACGATGGCAAGTCTAAACCCTCTTCCACTGATGGAGGAGAAACTGGGAGTGCTGCTCCTGCTCCCCCTGGAGCACCATCCCGGCCCCTCAAAGTCAGGATAAAAACCATTAAAACCTCCACAGGTGGGATTACCAGGACTGTGACCAGGGTGGCGTCAAAAGGTGGTGCTGGAGGAAAAGGCTTGAACCCAAAAGCTCAAACTGGGGAACACAAGCTTTTAGCAAACAAAACTCAGAAACCTGAAGTTTCTCCTGGTCTCATGACAACATCTTCCCAAAAAGTAAGTGCTCTAAATGCTCTGCCTGTTTCTACACTTGCAGCCAGTAGCGTAATGCTCGCCGCTGCCACAAAAGTCCAAAACAAGATGACTTCGTCTGACAAGGCCAAGGTTTCGGCCACAGCTGTCAGCATCACCAAGTCCACCGCCCTGCCTGCCACACCCGCCGTGGCCTCCTCCCCCAAGTTCTCTGTCGCTGCCAGCGGGATTAGTGTGCGCTCGGCGACCAACAAAACAGCAAACGGAGGCGGTGGCACCATCTCAGGCAACGCCGTCCAGCCGAACAAACCTGCCTCGATCGTCAACAGCACAGGAGCCGTCATCTCCCGGAGCCAGTCGAGCCTGGTGGAGGCTTTCAACAAAATCCTGAACAGCAAAAACCTCCTGCCGAGCTACAAGCCCGACCTCTCGGCTCCTCCGCCGCCAGAGTGGGGGCTCCCGCTGCCCGCCACGGGTTACCGCTGCCTGGAGTGCGGTGACGCATTTGCCTTGGAGCGCAGCCTGGCACGGCACTACGACCGGCGGTCGCTCCGCATCGAGGTCACCTGCAACCACTGCGCCAAGAGGCTGGCTTTCTTTAACAAGTGCAGCCTGTTGCTGCACGCCCGGGAGCACAAGGAGCGCGGCCTGGTCATGCAATGCTCGCATCTGGTCATGAGGCCCGTCACTGTGGAGCAGATGATTGGCCAGCAAGACATAACACCGATTGGTG GCCTGCTCACTTCTTCGCCCTCTCCTCCAGTCTCCTCTCCCTCTGCCACATCAGGGGGTTCCGCCATCCCCGCCAGCTCCAGCCCCGTGAAGGACGCCTCGTCTCCAGCGGCATCAGCTCCGCCTCGACCCGTCCGCCGTGCTCCCCAGGGGCCCCAGGCCCTGATGCCACTTCCCTGCAAGAAGGTCGATTGGCTGCAGTACAACAACTTCAAGTGTCCAGAGTGCCAAGCGCAGTTCTCCGGCAAGGCAGAGCTGGTCACTCACTTCCAGCAGATCAGGGGTGCTCCCAGCTCG ACTTGCAGCCAGTGCTCACCTCCCATGATGCTCCCTAACTCATGTGCTATGTCCGCCCACCAGAGGGTCCATAAACACAAAGCGCCGCACGTGTGTCCTGAGTGTGGTGGGACTGCGCCGCAGGCCAGCTTCCAGACTCACCTGGAGGAGGCCTGTCTGCACTTCGCCAGGCGCATCGGCTACAG GTGCTCAAGCTGCCAGGTTGTGTTTGGAGGCCTGAACTCAATCAAGTCCCACATTCAGACAGCTCACTGCGAAGTCTTCCACAAGTGCCCCAGCTGCCCCATGGCCTTCAAGTCGTCCCCCAGCTCCCAAAACCACATTAGCACCCAGCACCCAACACTAACCGGAGGACAGGCCAA GATGATCTACAAGTGTGTGATGTGTGATACAGTTTTTACCCAGAAGCCCCTGCTGTACATGCACTTCGACACTCATTTAGTCAAGCAGAAAGTGCATGTGTTCAAGTGTCCCGACTGCACCAAGCTCTACGCCCAGAAGGGGTCCATGATGGAGCACATTAAG ACCGCTCACAGAGGGCCCTCAGCCAAACAGGAGTCCCAGCCTGACACTTCGAACCCCACCTCAGCGCCCACCATCTCGTCTAGCCCTTCCGGCCTCAAGTCCAAATCCTCTGCAAAGCCCGACACCTCAGATGGCGAGGACTGGGGGCGGgagcaggaggaagaggaagacgAGGAGGATGAAGACGACGATGAGGGGGATGAGGACTATGAAGCCCCAGGAGGCCAATCTGCCAGCGGCGCGGGGGTCAGCAGTCATTCGAGCGCCGTGAATGAGTGGACCTGCCCTCAGTGTCAGACCACCTTCACAGACAACGAAGACTATCTGAGTCATGTGAAGATGGAGCACGGCAAG TTCCCCTGCCGTATCTGCGGTGGAACATTCAGCACTTCCTCCAGCCTGCGGCGTCACGAACGAGTCATTCATGAGGGCAACAAAAGAGTCTTCCATTGCCA GTTTTGCACAGAAGGCAAAAGAACATTTGGCAGCCGGTTCTTGTTGGACAAACATATTCGACTCCATCACAGATCAACAGAAGGACAA GGTCCTCCTCTGACCAGGAAGCGTGCAGCTACGGGAGGTGAAGGACCAGGTAGCTCCTCAGAACATGACTGTGAGGTCGGTCCTCCTGCAGGCAGGGCAGCAGATGAGGAGGAAAGCGCCGCAGAGGACGGCGGAGGACCCGCAAAGAGAACCAGGGCATCGGTGGCGTCCACTTCGTCAGCACCTAGTGAGCTGGAGGAAGAGGACAGCATCTTCCGCTGCGTCCCCTGCGGCTTCTCCACGGAGGACGGCGCAGAGTTCCAGCGCCACATACCTCAGCACCGGGGAGACACAGCCGCCTTCCAGTGTCTGCAGTGCGGCGTCTGCTTCGCGTCAGCCGGCTCCCTCAGCAGGCACCGCTTCATCACTCACAGAGTGCGAGACACGCAGAGCGACGCAGAGCGCGGTGCTCCACGTGCTCCCGGCTCGCCGAGCAACTCCCCCGGCGCTGCCTCCCCGCTGGCTCACCTCGAGGACGGAGACGGGAACCTGGGCTGCAAAGTGTGTGGGCGGCGCTTCGACAAGGCGACAGACCTCAACACACACTTCAGGACCCACGGCATGGCCTTCCTCACCGCACACAAGACGGACAAGCCCCAGTAG